A genomic window from Streptomyces sp. MST-110588 includes:
- a CDS encoding PH domain-containing protein — MPLPFLTADHDTTDGRGGETAALPHDGPDHWRRPYRPGSWRVGAASLLLLLAAFVLLSATVIALAGAPATAALVTGAGLFLVAFTARMLRVGVWVSAYGLRQVEPLRTTTLAWSQVAAVRTERRPVRWLGLPRTVRGRALIVQRADGGSLRPLLTDHSGDFLARPEAFDRAADVLAVWVADHR; from the coding sequence GTGCCCCTGCCCTTCCTGACGGCCGACCACGACACGACGGACGGCCGTGGCGGGGAGACCGCTGCGCTGCCCCACGACGGGCCCGATCACTGGCGCCGTCCCTACCGGCCGGGTTCCTGGCGGGTGGGGGCGGCGTCGCTGCTTCTGCTGCTCGCCGCCTTCGTCCTGCTCTCGGCGACGGTCATCGCCCTGGCGGGCGCGCCGGCGACCGCGGCGCTCGTCACCGGCGCCGGGCTGTTCCTCGTCGCGTTCACGGCACGCATGCTGCGCGTGGGAGTGTGGGTGAGCGCGTACGGCCTGCGGCAGGTGGAGCCGCTGCGGACCACGACGCTGGCGTGGAGCCAGGTCGCGGCGGTCCGTACGGAACGGCGGCCGGTGCGGTGGCTGGGGCTGCCGCGCACCGTACGGGGCCGGGCGCTGATCGTCCAACGGGCGGACGGCGGGTCGCTGCGTCCGCTGCTCACCGACCACAGCGGCGACTTCCTCGCCCGTCCCGAGGCGTTCGACAGGGCCGCCGACGTGCTGGCGGTGTGGGTGGCTGACCACCGCTGA
- the dapB gene encoding 4-hydroxy-tetrahydrodipicolinate reductase encodes MSSKLRVAVLGARGRIGSEAVRAVEAAPDMELVAALGRDSALTELTSAGAQVAVDLTHPDAVMANLEYCLGHGIHAVVGTTGWTEERLTTLREQLADGPEGTGVLIAPNFSIGAVLTMRFAQEAARFFESVEVIELHHPNKADAPSGTASRTAQLIAQARREAGSAPQPDATSSALDGARGADVDGIPVHSVRLRGLLAHQEVLFGGVGETLTVRHDSLHHSSFMPGILLGVRRVVDTPGLTVGLEHFLFDEHHRDQG; translated from the coding sequence ATGAGCAGCAAGCTGCGGGTGGCGGTGCTGGGCGCCCGGGGCCGGATCGGTTCGGAGGCCGTACGGGCCGTCGAGGCCGCCCCGGACATGGAACTGGTCGCCGCCCTGGGGCGGGACAGCGCGCTGACGGAGCTGACCTCCGCCGGCGCCCAGGTCGCCGTCGACCTGACCCACCCGGACGCGGTCATGGCCAACCTGGAGTACTGCCTCGGCCACGGCATCCACGCCGTGGTCGGCACCACCGGCTGGACCGAGGAGCGGCTGACGACGCTGCGCGAGCAGCTCGCCGACGGGCCGGAGGGGACCGGTGTGCTCATCGCCCCGAACTTCTCCATCGGCGCCGTGCTGACCATGCGCTTCGCCCAGGAAGCGGCCCGCTTCTTCGAGTCCGTCGAGGTCATCGAGCTGCACCACCCGAACAAGGCCGACGCGCCTTCGGGGACCGCCTCCCGTACGGCACAGCTCATCGCCCAGGCGCGCCGGGAAGCGGGCAGCGCGCCGCAGCCGGACGCCACCAGCAGCGCGCTGGACGGGGCGCGCGGCGCGGACGTGGACGGCATCCCGGTCCACTCCGTACGGCTGCGCGGACTGCTGGCCCACCAGGAGGTGCTGTTCGGCGGGGTGGGCGAGACCCTCACCGTCCGCCACGACTCGCTGCACCACAGCAGCTTCATGCCGGGCATCCTGCTCGGTGTGCGCCGGGTGGTGGACACCCCCGGGCTGACGGTCGGCCTGGAACACTTCCTGTTCGACGAGCACCACCGCGACCAGGGCTGA
- a CDS encoding pitrilysin family protein, whose product MTSRSSRATARPSSEGRAVARTQTLLKGTAGAGTVRRTTLPGGLRVVTETLPSVRSVTFGIWAHVGSRDETPSLNGATHYLEHLLFKGTGRRSALDISAEIDAVGGEMNAFTAKEYTCYYARVLDTDLPLAIDVVCDMLTGSLIESEDVDAERGVILEEIAMTEDDPGDCVHDLFAHTMLGDTPLGRPVLGTVDTVNALTAERIRRFYKKHYDPTHLVVAAAGNIDHAKVVRMVRRAFERAGALDRGDAVPVAPRSGARTIRTAGRVELLSRRTEQAHVILGMPGLARTDDRRWAMGVLNTALGGGMSSRLFQEVREKRGLAYSVYSYTSGFADCGLFGVYAGCRPSQVDDVLKICRDQLDQVAADGLTDDEIRRAIGQLRGSTVLGLEDTGALMNRIGKSELCWGEQMSVDEMLARIAAVTPDEVREVARDVLGRRPSLSVIGPLKDKQADRLHQAVS is encoded by the coding sequence GTGACGTCCCGCAGCTCACGCGCGACGGCCCGCCCCTCTTCGGAGGGGCGGGCCGTCGCCCGTACCCAAACGCTTCTCAAGGGCACCGCCGGCGCCGGCACCGTCCGCAGGACCACCCTCCCCGGCGGCCTGCGCGTGGTCACCGAGACCCTGCCCTCCGTCCGCTCGGTCACCTTCGGCATCTGGGCCCACGTCGGCTCCCGCGACGAGACCCCCTCGCTCAACGGCGCCACCCACTACCTGGAGCACCTGCTCTTCAAGGGCACCGGACGGCGCAGCGCCCTGGACATCTCCGCCGAGATCGACGCGGTCGGCGGCGAGATGAACGCCTTCACGGCCAAGGAATACACCTGCTACTACGCGCGGGTGCTGGACACCGACCTGCCGCTGGCCATCGACGTGGTCTGCGACATGCTGACCGGCTCGCTGATCGAGTCCGAGGACGTGGACGCCGAGCGGGGCGTCATCCTCGAAGAGATCGCGATGACCGAGGACGACCCGGGCGACTGCGTCCACGACCTGTTCGCGCACACCATGCTCGGTGACACCCCGCTGGGCCGCCCGGTCCTGGGCACCGTCGACACGGTCAACGCGCTGACCGCCGAGCGCATCCGCCGCTTCTACAAGAAGCACTACGACCCCACCCACCTGGTCGTCGCCGCCGCCGGCAACATCGACCACGCCAAGGTCGTACGCATGGTCCGCCGCGCCTTCGAGCGGGCCGGCGCCCTGGACCGCGGCGACGCGGTACCCGTCGCCCCGCGCTCCGGCGCCCGTACGATCCGTACGGCCGGCCGGGTCGAACTGCTCAGCCGCCGCACCGAGCAGGCCCATGTCATCCTCGGCATGCCGGGCCTGGCCCGCACCGACGACCGCCGCTGGGCGATGGGCGTGCTGAACACGGCCCTGGGCGGCGGCATGAGCTCCCGCCTCTTCCAGGAGGTACGGGAGAAGCGCGGGCTGGCCTACAGCGTGTACTCCTACACCTCCGGCTTCGCCGACTGCGGACTCTTCGGCGTCTACGCGGGCTGCCGCCCCAGCCAGGTGGACGACGTCCTGAAGATCTGCCGCGACCAACTCGACCAGGTGGCGGCCGACGGCCTGACCGACGACGAGATCCGGCGGGCGATCGGCCAGTTGCGCGGTTCGACGGTGCTGGGCCTGGAGGACACCGGCGCGCTGATGAACCGCATCGGCAAGAGCGAGCTGTGCTGGGGCGAGCAGATGTCGGTGGACGAGATGCTCGCCCGGATAGCGGCGGTCACCCCGGACGAGGTCCGCGAGGTCGCCCGCGATGTACTGGGACGGCGCCCCTCGCTGTCCGTCATCGGCCCGCTGAAGGACAAGCAGGCCGACCGTCTGCACCAAGCGGTGTCCTGA